The DNA region GAAGAAGTGGATGCATTGATTACTGAAGGTAAGCAGTACGTAGTTCGTTTCAAGATAGAACCCAATGAAGATGTACATGTAAATGACTTGATTCGTGGTGAGGTAATAATCAATTCTTCCATTCTGGACGATAAAGTGCTTTATAAATCAGCTGACGAACTGCCAACTTATCATCTTGCCAATATTGTAGATGACCACTTGATGGAAGTTTCCCATGTGATTCGAGGTGAGGAGTGGTTACCTTCTGCACCTCTGCATGTATTGTTGTACCGTGCTTTCGGGTGGGAAGATACAATGCCGGCTTTTGCTCATCTGCCTCTGCTGTTGAAACCGGAAGGTAACGGCAAATTGAGTAAACGTGACGGTGACCGCCTTGGTTTTCCTGTATTCCCGTTGGAATGGCATGATCCAAAAACCGGTGAAATATCTTCTGGATATCGCGAATCGGGATATTTGCCTGAAGCTGTAATTAATTTCCTGGCTTTGCTGGGTTGGAATCCGGGTAATGATCAGGAGCTGATGTCAATGGATGAGTTGATCAAATTGTTCGATTTGAGCCATTGTAGCAAGTCTGGCGCTAAATTTGATTATAAAAAAGGCATCTGGTTCAACCATGAATATATATTGTTGAAGCCTGATGAAGAAATAGCGGAACTTTTTGTTCCGGTTCTGAAAGAACATGGAGTAGAAGTTCCATTCGAGAAAGTAGTAACGGTGGTAGGCATGATGAAGAATCGTGTGAGTTTCGTGCGGGAACTTTGGGAAGCATCCAGTTTCTTCTTTGTTGCTCCAACGGAATATGATGAGAAAACCGTGAAGAAACGCTGGAAAGAAGATTCGGCCCAGTGTATGACTGAATTGATGGAAGTACTGGCAGGAATTGAAGATTTTGGCATTGAGAATCAGGAAAAGATTGTAATGGACTGGATTGCCGAAAAAGGATATCATACCGGAAACATTATGAATGCTTTCCGCCTGACATTGGTAGGCGAGGGGAAAGGCCCGCATATGTTCGACATCTCTTGGGTGCTGGGCAAAGAAGAGACACTGGCGCGTATGAAGCGCGCAATTGAAGTACTTTCTTAATTCAATAAGTATGCTTTACGACCTTGCGATAGGTATCTATGACCTTTTGGTGCATCTTGCGGCTCCATTTAGCCGCAAGCCCCGTAAAATGATGAAGGGGCATTGGGTAGTGTATGAACTTCTCAGGCAGCAATTGGAAAAAGATGTACGTTATATTTGGTTTCATGCCGCTTCCTTAGGCGAATTTGAACAGGGGCGTCCCCTGATTGAAAAAATTCGTGCCAAATATCCCGATTATGGTATATTGCTGACATTCTTTTCTCCTTCGGGATACGAGGTACGCAAAAATTATCGCGGGGCGGATGTAGTGTGCTACCTACCGTTCGACAAGCCTCGGAATGTGAAGAAATTCCTGGATATAGCCAATCCTTGCATGGCATTCTTCATTAAATATGAGTTCTGGAAGAATTATCTCGATGAATTACACAAGCGTCGTATTCCGGTGTACAGTGTGTCATCTATATTTCGGCGTGGCCAGGTATTCTTTAAGTGGTATGGTGGTACGTATCGTCATGTTCTTCGCAATTTCGACCACTTGTTTGTACAGAATGAACGTTCCAAGCGTTATTTGAGTAAGATTGGTATCAACCGTGTGACGGTGGTTGGCGATACACGTTTCGACCGGGTGTTGCAGATACGTGAGGAAGCGAAAGATTTGCCTTTGGTGAAGCTCTTTAAGAATAACACCATGACTTTTGTAGCAGGTAGTTCCTGGCAACCGGATGAGGATCTGTTTATTGAATATTTCAATAATCATCCGGAAGTGAAATTGATTATTGCTCCACATGTGATAGATGAGAACCATCTGGTAGAGATTATCCGGAAATTGAAACGCCCGTACGTTCGTTATACGCGTGCGGATGAAAAGAATGTGCTTAAAGCGGATTGTCTGATTATAGATTGTTTCGGCTTGCTTTCTTCTATTTACCGTTATGGTGAAATTGCGTATATCGGAGGTGGCTTCGGGGTTGGTATTCATAATACGTTGGAAGCAGCTGTTTATGGTATTCCTGTAATATTTGGACCTAAGTATCAGAAGTTTATGGAAGCAATTCAACTTTTAGAAGCCCAAGGTGCATTCTCTATCAAGAATTATGAAGAACTGAAAGAATTGCTGGACCGTATGTTGGCTGATGAGGTTTTCTTGCGCGAAACCGGAACGAATGCCGGATACTACGTCACTAGTAATGCTGGGGCTACGGATAAGATATTAAGTATGATTAATTTCTAGGGGATATGAAATAACAAGAACAGCGGACGGATAGATTTCTATTCGTCCGCTGTCGTATATGGAAGTTCATCTGGCTTTATTCTTTATACCAGTTAGAATACATCAGATAATTATGTGCTATCTTCTGATTCAGTTCTTTAGCCTGAGCCGGATCTACTTTTTTTATGAACTTGGCAGGTATACCGCCCCAGATGCTTCCCGGTTCAATAACTGTATTGCTTAAGACCAGTGAACCGGCGGCAACGATAGCTCCTTCGCCTATCACTGCATGGTCAAGGATTGTAGAACCCATTCCCACTAATGCATAGTCTTTGATAGTGGCTCCGTGAATAGTAACATTATGTCCTACAGAAACGTGGTCACCTATTTCAATTGTTGACTTTTCATATAATGTGTGTAGCACACTTCCGTCTTGTATATTGACTCCATTCCCGATACGGATAGAATTTACATCGCCGCGCAATACTGTGCTGAACCAGATGCTGCAATCGCGCCCCATTTTTACGTCTCCGATGATGGCTGCGTTATCAGCTAAAAAACAATTTTCGCCAAACTCGGGAGTAAAACCTCTTACTGATTTAATTAATGCCATTTTATATAGTGATTAATTTTTTGATTATAATTGACTCGTTGCTTCTTTCAACCATACCTGCTCTTCTTTGTTCAAGCCGGGCGATAATTTTTCATATACAGTCTGATGATATTGGTTAAGCCAATTGATCTCTTCTGGTGTGAGCAATTCTTTGATAATTCCCTTTTTACAAATAGGGCAAAGGGTTACTGTTTCAAATTGTAGATAGTTGCCAAACATTCCTTCTCCGGCTGGTACTACTAAAACCATGTTCTCTGTACGAATCCCATGACTTCCGGCTTTATATACTCCCGGTTCATTGGAAGTCAGCATACCTAATTGCAATGTTACCGGATTTTCATTCATACGAATACTCTGAGGTCCTTCGTGTACATTCAGAAAGTGGCCTACACCATGCCCTGTGCCATGCAGGAAGTTCATTCTTCTTTGCCATATCGGCATACGTGCCAGCACATCCAGTTGCGTACCCCGTGTACCGGCAGGGAATACAGCCATTGCCAGTGCAATGTGCCCCTTCAATATCAATGTATAATCTGTTTTTTCTTCTTCTGTCAGTTTTCCTAAAGCAATGGTACGTGTGATATCTGTTGTTCCATCCAAATATTGTGCACCTGAATCCAATAACAAAAAACCTTCCGGTTTTAGCTGGACATCTGTTTCGGGAGTGGCTTCATAATGCACGATGGCTCCATGTTCCTTGTATCCGGCAATCGTATCGAAACTTTCTCCCATATATAAATCCTGCTCCGCACGAAATTCATACAGTTTTTTATCTACGCTGATTTCAGTTTCCTTACCCGTGGGAACAGATGCTTCTAACCATTTCAGAAACTTAACTAAAGCTACTCCATCCCGTTGCATGGCAGCATGTATTCCTGCTATTTCCTGTTCGTTGCGGATGGCTTTCAATAAGGTGACCGGAGAAGCGCCATGAATGATCTTGCAATCAGGGTTGACAGCTGAATACATAGCATAATTTGTTTTAGCCGGATTAAGAAGTAGACTCTCAACACTGATTCGGCTGAGGTATGTTTCTGCTTCCTCGTAGGCGTGCAGGTTTACTCCTGTTTCTTTCATATAAGTAGCAACCTCAGCGGTTATCTTTTGAGGTTGAATAAAATAGTGAGTTTCGTTCTCTTCGATAAGTAGATAGCTGACAAGCACGGGATTGCAATGTACATCGTTTCCACGCAGATTAAGAGTCCATGCGATTTCGTCTAAAGCGGATAAGAACAATGCCTTCGCATTGCACTTTTTTAGTTCTTTTCGAATAATGGCAATCTTTTCTATGCTGCTTTTTCCTGCATATTGGGTTTCATAAATGAAAGCAGGAGCTTCCGGCATTGGCGGACGATCCGTCCATAATTTATCTAAGGGATCTGAAATGCTTTTTACTTCTATCTGGCATTTTTGCAACTCGGCTTGCATCCTTTCTACTTCTTCTGCAGAAAACATCTTTCCATCTATGCCGACAGTATCGCCAGGAGTTAGTTGTGCACTTAAAAAAGCTGAAATACTGGGTGTTTCGGGAAGCATCTCTTTATAAAGTTTTATTTCCGTGCCTTCTAATTGCTGGGCAGCCTGGAGAAAATAGCGAGAGTCGGTCCATAGTCCTGCTTGGTTTGTAGTAATAACAACGGTTCCTGCCGAACCAGTAAAGCCGGAAATCCATTCCCGGGATTTCCAGTGGGGAGCAACATATTCGCTCAGATGAGGGTCGGTACTTGGGATAATAAAGGCTTGTATGCCTTCCTGGCTGAACAATGCCCGTAGGTCTTGTAGCCGATCATTGATAGTTTGACTCATATACTATATATAATAAGGTGTAACATTCACTCTTCAAAGATACTCACTTTCTCTGAATATTTTTGTGGGTTGCTGTACTTTATCCGCCGGCATATTAGAAACTAATTTCTTGCAGTCTTGCGATTAGTTTTTAGTGCATCCCCGGTTGCTTTATCTTTTTCCTCTGGCGGAAGATGTTTGAGCTGGATAATCTTTTCTCTTTTTGCAGTTTTTTTGGCAGAAAGTTTTGTGAATAAAGAAACTATGTGTAATTTTGCCGCTCAATTTAATCGTGAGATTTTTAAACCATTAACATTTTAATAAAAAGAAAATGATTGTAGTACCTGTAAAAGAAGGCGAAAACATTGAAAAAGCGCTGAAGAAGTTTAAAAGAAAATTTGAGAAAACTGGTATCGTTAAGGAATTAAGAAGCAGACAGCAGTTTGACAAACCGTCTGTAGTTAA from Bacteroides sp. MSB163 includes:
- the gltX gene encoding glutamate--tRNA ligase, encoding MTERRVRVRFAPSPTGALHIGGVRTALYNYLFARQHGGDMIFRIEDTDSNRFVPGAEEYILESFKWLGIPFDEGVSFGGEYGPYRQSERREIYKKYVKVLLENDKAYIAFDTPEELDAKRAEIANFQYDASTRMQMRNSLTLSKEEVDALITEGKQYVVRFKIEPNEDVHVNDLIRGEVIINSSILDDKVLYKSADELPTYHLANIVDDHLMEVSHVIRGEEWLPSAPLHVLLYRAFGWEDTMPAFAHLPLLLKPEGNGKLSKRDGDRLGFPVFPLEWHDPKTGEISSGYRESGYLPEAVINFLALLGWNPGNDQELMSMDELIKLFDLSHCSKSGAKFDYKKGIWFNHEYILLKPDEEIAELFVPVLKEHGVEVPFEKVVTVVGMMKNRVSFVRELWEASSFFFVAPTEYDEKTVKKRWKEDSAQCMTELMEVLAGIEDFGIENQEKIVMDWIAEKGYHTGNIMNAFRLTLVGEGKGPHMFDISWVLGKEETLARMKRAIEVLS
- a CDS encoding 3-deoxy-D-manno-octulosonic acid transferase, giving the protein MLYDLAIGIYDLLVHLAAPFSRKPRKMMKGHWVVYELLRQQLEKDVRYIWFHAASLGEFEQGRPLIEKIRAKYPDYGILLTFFSPSGYEVRKNYRGADVVCYLPFDKPRNVKKFLDIANPCMAFFIKYEFWKNYLDELHKRRIPVYSVSSIFRRGQVFFKWYGGTYRHVLRNFDHLFVQNERSKRYLSKIGINRVTVVGDTRFDRVLQIREEAKDLPLVKLFKNNTMTFVAGSSWQPDEDLFIEYFNNHPEVKLIIAPHVIDENHLVEIIRKLKRPYVRYTRADEKNVLKADCLIIDCFGLLSSIYRYGEIAYIGGGFGVGIHNTLEAAVYGIPVIFGPKYQKFMEAIQLLEAQGAFSIKNYEELKELLDRMLADEVFLRETGTNAGYYVTSNAGATDKILSMINF
- a CDS encoding gamma carbonic anhydrase family protein, with translation MALIKSVRGFTPEFGENCFLADNAAIIGDVKMGRDCSIWFSTVLRGDVNSIRIGNGVNIQDGSVLHTLYEKSTIEIGDHVSVGHNVTIHGATIKDYALVGMGSTILDHAVIGEGAIVAAGSLVLSNTVIEPGSIWGGIPAKFIKKVDPAQAKELNQKIAHNYLMYSNWYKE
- a CDS encoding aminopeptidase P family protein, with amino-acid sequence MSQTINDRLQDLRALFSQEGIQAFIIPSTDPHLSEYVAPHWKSREWISGFTGSAGTVVITTNQAGLWTDSRYFLQAAQQLEGTEIKLYKEMLPETPSISAFLSAQLTPGDTVGIDGKMFSAEEVERMQAELQKCQIEVKSISDPLDKLWTDRPPMPEAPAFIYETQYAGKSSIEKIAIIRKELKKCNAKALFLSALDEIAWTLNLRGNDVHCNPVLVSYLLIEENETHYFIQPQKITAEVATYMKETGVNLHAYEEAETYLSRISVESLLLNPAKTNYAMYSAVNPDCKIIHGASPVTLLKAIRNEQEIAGIHAAMQRDGVALVKFLKWLEASVPTGKETEISVDKKLYEFRAEQDLYMGESFDTIAGYKEHGAIVHYEATPETDVQLKPEGFLLLDSGAQYLDGTTDITRTIALGKLTEEEKTDYTLILKGHIALAMAVFPAGTRGTQLDVLARMPIWQRRMNFLHGTGHGVGHFLNVHEGPQSIRMNENPVTLQLGMLTSNEPGVYKAGSHGIRTENMVLVVPAGEGMFGNYLQFETVTLCPICKKGIIKELLTPEEINWLNQYHQTVYEKLSPGLNKEEQVWLKEATSQL
- the rpsU gene encoding 30S ribosomal protein S21, with product MIVVPVKEGENIEKALKKFKRKFEKTGIVKELRSRQQFDKPSVVKRLKKERAVYVQQLQQVED